The sequence below is a genomic window from Campylobacter concisus.
AAAGTGTAGGCATTTTGGGCGGTTCATAATAAGCGCTATCATGATCGGCGCAGTTTTAAACTGCACTGCGTAGTAAATTTTCACAACTCTGCCTTTATCTCGTGGCAGTGGATGCGCCTTGGTCGCTTCACCGATCACTTCATTTAGCTTTGAAGTTTGGATTTTTTGGGTGTAGTTTTTATAAATTTCAACTATAAGTGGATAAATTTTATGCACTCTTTTGCCACCAAGTGCCGAAACACTGATGATCGGCGCGTATGCTAAAAATTTAAACCTATCTTTTATCTCTTTGCAAAGCTCGTCAAATTCTTCACTGCTTTTATCCCATTTGTTTAGCACGATGATGACGCCAAGCTCAAATTTCGAGGCGATGCCAGCGATACGCTCATCAAGCTCGGTTAGTGGCTCAGAGCTATCAAGTACGAGTAGAGCTACGTCCGTCTCTTCTAAAATTTTCTCAGTTCTATTTAGTGCGTATCTCTCGATGCCTTCGATCTTGCCACGCTTTCTGATGCCAGCAGTATCTACAAACTCAAAAACCCTGCCATCATGCTCGTAAATTTCATTAACTGGATCAATCGTAGTGCCTGCCACGTCGCTAACGACAGCGCGACTCTCCTTTACAAGAGCGTTTAGAAGCGAGCTTTTGCCGACATTTACGCGGCCTATGATGCCAACTCTTATATTTTTACTCTCATAGTCTATCTCGTCGCTTAGCTCGCCCTCGTCGTTATAGTTTTCTAAAAAATCATCAAAATCTTCGCTCGTATCGGCCTTTATCTGCACTTTGTCCTCTATGTGCTTTACTAGCCACATGCTAAGCTCATCTATGCCTGTGTTGTGGCTTACGGAAATTCCAAAGGAATTTTTCGCGCCAAAGCTTATAAATTCCCACTCCCTTTGTTCGTCTTTTTTACTGTCAATTTTATTGATGACTAGAGCGATTGGTAAATTTAGCTTGCTAAGCTCATAAAAAATGGTTCTATCCTCGTCATCTGGCATCATTTTGCCATCGACCATGTATAAAATGACGTCTGAATTTCTAGCCTCTGCTAAGGTCTTTGCTTTTACATTTTTAAAAAGCTCGCTACTATCATCAAGGCCACCACTGTCGATTAATATGCACTCTTTGCCCTCAACTTCGATCTTGGCTTTGTTCGTATCTCTTGTCGTGCCGCTAACATCGCTTGTTATAGCGATACGACGACCAGCTAAGCGGTTAAAAAGTGAGCTTTTGCCGACATTTGGCTTGCCTACTAATATTACTTTTTGCAAATTTTGTCCTTTTCGTGATGGCTGATTATACAAATTTTTGACTTATATAAAGTATAAAAATTTGCTTAAAAGCGCCAAAATAAAAGAAAAAATCAACCAAAATTTAAGCCACTTTTCATTAAAATGGCTACTTTAATTTTAAAGGTCATGTGATGTTAAAAAGGTTTTATATTTCGCATCTTGGCATTTTTTATATGCTCTTTGCTTGCTTTATGTTTGCTGTTACTGGCGCATTTGCAAAGTATCTTAGCAAAGATATGCCATCTATCGAAGTTGTATTTTTTAGAAATTTAATAGGCCTTTTTATTGTTATTTATGCCATTTATAGATTTCCATTTAAGCAAGCTGGTGGACACTTTTTTTTGTTAATGTTTCGTGGTTTTGTCGGCACGGTCGCACTTTTTGCTTTTTTTTACAATGTCGCTCATGTAAATTTGGCCACAGCTTTTACATTTCAAAAGACAAATCCAATCTTTACAGCCATCCTCGCAGCTTTTATTTTCAAAGAGCGTCTAAGCTCACTTGGCTGGTTTGCTGTATTTTTGGGATTTGGTGGAATTTTGCTTGTCATCCAGCCAAATTTAGGCATAAGCAAGACTGATATTATCGGTGTTTGGAGTGGCCTTGGTGCGGCGATAGCATACACAAGCGTAAAGGAGCTAAACAAGAGTTATGGCACGAACGTTATCGTGCTAAGTTTTATGCTTTGGGGCTCGTTTTTGCCACTTATTTGTATGGGTTTGGCAGAATTTTTCACCTATGAGCCACTTGATTTTTTGTTTTCAAAATTTAGCATACCAAGCTGGTATAACGTTGTTTTTATCTTGCTAATGGGGCTTAGCGGATATTTTTTTCAGTCGTACATGACAAAGGCGTTCGCGGTTGGTAAAAAGGCTGGTGTGATCGCTGCGGTTAGCTACGCAGACGTCATTTTTACGCTTATAATTGGCTATTTTATGGGCGATGCGTTACCAAATCACCTAGCACTTATAGGTATCATACTTGTCGTGGTTAGTGGAATTTTAGTTGTGAAAGAAAAATAAAGGAGAAAAAATGATACTAATAGCAGGGCCTTGCGTCATCGAGAGCGAGCAGCTTGTCTTTGACGTGGC
It includes:
- the der gene encoding ribosome biogenesis GTPase Der codes for the protein MQKVILVGKPNVGKSSLFNRLAGRRIAITSDVSGTTRDTNKAKIEVEGKECILIDSGGLDDSSELFKNVKAKTLAEARNSDVILYMVDGKMMPDDEDRTIFYELSKLNLPIALVINKIDSKKDEQREWEFISFGAKNSFGISVSHNTGIDELSMWLVKHIEDKVQIKADTSEDFDDFLENYNDEGELSDEIDYESKNIRVGIIGRVNVGKSSLLNALVKESRAVVSDVAGTTIDPVNEIYEHDGRVFEFVDTAGIRKRGKIEGIERYALNRTEKILEETDVALLVLDSSEPLTELDERIAGIASKFELGVIIVLNKWDKSSEEFDELCKEIKDRFKFLAYAPIISVSALGGKRVHKIYPLIVEIYKNYTQKIQTSKLNEVIGEATKAHPLPRDKGRVVKIYYAVQFKTAPIMIALIMNRPKCLHFSYKRYLTNKLRESFNLTGVPIVLIPKKRGESDENKEQ
- a CDS encoding DMT family transporter, producing the protein MLKRFYISHLGIFYMLFACFMFAVTGAFAKYLSKDMPSIEVVFFRNLIGLFIVIYAIYRFPFKQAGGHFFLLMFRGFVGTVALFAFFYNVAHVNLATAFTFQKTNPIFTAILAAFIFKERLSSLGWFAVFLGFGGILLVIQPNLGISKTDIIGVWSGLGAAIAYTSVKELNKSYGTNVIVLSFMLWGSFLPLICMGLAEFFTYEPLDFLFSKFSIPSWYNVVFILLMGLSGYFFQSYMTKAFAVGKKAGVIAAVSYADVIFTLIIGYFMGDALPNHLALIGIILVVVSGILVVKEK